The following are encoded together in the Methanosarcina flavescens genome:
- a CDS encoding indolepyruvate oxidoreductase subunit beta has translation MKYDILIAGVGGQGVVLASRLLALAAIRAGFHVSTAETIGMSQREGSVSSHVRIGDKLFGSLIPIGQADLLLGLEPAETVRNLPFLRKGGKVLVNTHAIPPASRPPGSPEYDPASLLSFLCECYPDIICSDFTELAGDVGTYRAANVAMLGAAVGAQALPFSEEILKAVLEAEIPEKYRAVNRAAFERAMKCIRFISGT, from the coding sequence GTGAAGTATGATATTTTAATTGCAGGCGTTGGCGGGCAGGGTGTTGTGCTTGCTTCTCGACTGCTTGCACTTGCTGCCATTAGAGCCGGATTCCATGTAAGTACTGCCGAAACCATCGGCATGTCTCAGAGGGAAGGTTCGGTTAGCAGCCATGTGAGAATAGGAGACAAACTATTCGGGTCACTTATCCCCATAGGACAGGCAGACCTGCTTTTAGGCCTGGAACCCGCGGAAACCGTACGGAACCTGCCTTTTCTCAGGAAGGGCGGGAAGGTTCTGGTAAATACCCATGCTATCCCGCCAGCATCGAGACCGCCAGGAAGCCCTGAATATGACCCTGCATCTTTGCTCTCCTTTTTATGTGAATGCTACCCTGACATTATCTGTTCCGATTTCACGGAGCTTGCAGGCGATGTAGGGACATACAGGGCTGCAAACGTTGCAATGCTTGGAGCGGCTGTGGGTGCGCAGGCTTTGCCCTTTTCTGAAGAAATTTTAAAGGCAGTACTTGAGGCTGAAATCCCTGAAAAATACAGAGCTGTGAACAGAGCCGCATTCGAACGCGCAATGAAATGTATCAGATTTATCTCCGGTACCTGA
- a CDS encoding S8 family peptidase: protein MITTAGAVPVIIDFKDKAHPEIVQPYGNVTHSYKYIPAIAADLPEQAIENLKKNNKIACIEPDYEVSTLEEIVTWGITRIGAPLVHTNGNKGAGINVAIIDTGINYNHPDLRDNYRGGYDFVNDDIDPLDDNGHGTYCAGIIAAADNNVGVIGVAPEANIYSLKTVNSTGSGSISDLIAAIEWAIETHEDADTSNDIQIISMSLASKSRVTALEAVCSQAYDSGILLVAAAGNDGNIEGAGDSVVYPGAYSSVIAVAAIDSLNKRASFSSTGPAVELTAPGVNVLSISYQDGLTSLNGTSMACPHVAGTAALVLAANPSFTNDKVRDRLAQTATDLGTPGRDKLYGYGLVNAEAAAAACTL from the coding sequence ATGATCACCACAGCTGGAGCGGTACCGGTAATCATAGATTTCAAAGATAAAGCTCACCCTGAGATTGTACAGCCTTATGGAAATGTAACACACAGCTACAAATATATCCCTGCAATAGCTGCTGATCTTCCGGAGCAGGCTATTGAAAATCTGAAAAAGAATAACAAAATCGCATGCATAGAACCAGACTATGAAGTAAGTACACTGGAAGAGATCGTAACGTGGGGAATAACCAGAATTGGGGCTCCATTGGTACATACAAATGGCAACAAGGGAGCTGGAATCAACGTTGCAATAATAGACACCGGAATTAATTATAATCATCCTGACCTGCGTGACAATTATAGAGGAGGATATGATTTCGTAAACGATGATATCGATCCTCTTGATGATAACGGGCATGGGACATATTGTGCCGGTATCATCGCTGCGGCAGATAATAATGTAGGAGTTATCGGCGTTGCTCCCGAAGCCAATATCTATTCACTCAAAACAGTTAATAGTACAGGAAGCGGTAGTATCAGCGACTTGATAGCCGCAATTGAATGGGCGATTGAGACTCACGAGGATGCGGATACTTCAAACGATATTCAGATAATATCTATGAGTCTGGCTTCAAAAAGTCGAGTGACAGCACTGGAAGCAGTGTGCTCACAAGCGTATGATTCCGGAATTCTGCTGGTTGCAGCTGCTGGGAATGATGGAAATATCGAAGGAGCAGGAGACTCTGTAGTTTATCCGGGAGCCTATAGTTCGGTAATAGCAGTTGCAGCGATCGATTCCTTGAATAAGAGGGCTTCATTCTCAAGCACAGGTCCAGCTGTTGAGCTTACTGCACCGGGCGTTAACGTACTCTCAATCTCCTATCAGGATGGTTTGACGTCGTTAAATGGGACATCTATGGCGTGCCCCCATGTTGCAGGAACTGCAGCACTGGTTCTGGCAGCAAACCCATCTTTCACCAACGATAAAGTAAGAGACAGGCTTGCACAAACAGCTACAGACCTTGGGACTCCTGGAAGAGACAAACTGTATGGATATGGACTTGTGAATGCAGAGGCTGCCGCGGCCGCCTGCACCTTATGA
- a CDS encoding RNA polymerase Rpb4 family protein: MIVKEVLSEELLTLAEVRELLTKIADERREQGLEIGYSFRKALRHAEQFSKISGEKSRELVNKLLELEKMKPAIAIRIADILPQSRDEIRSIYAKEKYTLSNEELDLILDYVLEAIE, encoded by the coding sequence ATGATAGTTAAGGAAGTCCTCAGTGAAGAATTATTGACCTTGGCCGAAGTTAGAGAACTACTTACCAAGATCGCAGATGAGCGCAGGGAGCAGGGGCTTGAGATAGGATACAGTTTCAGAAAGGCCCTGCGTCATGCTGAACAGTTTTCAAAAATCAGCGGGGAAAAATCAAGAGAATTGGTTAACAAGTTATTAGAGCTTGAAAAAATGAAGCCTGCAATCGCTATCAGGATCGCAGATATTCTGCCTCAGTCAAGGGACGAAATCCGATCAATCTACGCTAAAGAGAAATATACCCTGAGCAATGAGGAACTGGATCTGATTCTCGATTACGTGCTGGAAGCCATTGAATAA
- the rsmA gene encoding 16S rRNA (adenine(1518)-N(6)/adenine(1519)-N(6))-dimethyltransferase RsmA, with protein MVRSLLKKYNIKGGTFDQHFLVDAGYLDRIVAAADLDPDDVVLEIGAGVGNLTERLAQKAKKVIVIELDPALVRILHDRFDEVENIEIIAGDALKVDFPEFSKVVSNLPYSISSEITFKLLRHKFKLGILMYQYEFAARMVSQPNCKDYSRLTVDTCYFADASILMKVPKSAFQPSPEVDSAVVKLVPRPAPFEVKDQAFFMDFVAAVFSQRRKKLKNAILNTNHMLKIPSVKEVIARLPEDLMNKRAENLTPDELAHVANQIVNLKKLILAETKEQ; from the coding sequence CTGGTTCGTTCTCTTCTTAAAAAATATAATATAAAAGGAGGCACTTTTGATCAACATTTTCTGGTCGATGCAGGCTATCTGGACAGGATAGTAGCTGCTGCTGATCTGGATCCTGATGACGTTGTCCTTGAAATCGGTGCAGGTGTCGGAAACCTTACAGAGAGGCTTGCACAGAAGGCAAAAAAAGTAATTGTAATTGAACTTGACCCTGCTCTGGTCAGAATTCTGCATGACCGTTTTGATGAGGTTGAAAATATTGAGATCATTGCCGGTGATGCTCTTAAAGTAGATTTCCCGGAATTCAGTAAGGTCGTCTCTAACCTTCCTTATTCCATCTCTTCGGAGATTACTTTCAAGCTCCTCCGCCATAAGTTTAAACTTGGCATTCTCATGTACCAGTATGAGTTTGCAGCCCGGATGGTTTCCCAGCCCAACTGTAAGGACTATTCACGTCTTACAGTCGATACGTGCTATTTCGCTGACGCTTCTATTTTGATGAAAGTCCCTAAGAGCGCTTTCCAGCCGTCACCAGAGGTTGATTCTGCAGTGGTCAAACTTGTTCCCCGCCCTGCACCTTTCGAGGTTAAAGACCAGGCTTTTTTCATGGATTTTGTGGCTGCTGTCTTCAGCCAGCGACGGAAAAAACTGAAAAACGCAATCCTGAACACGAATCACATGCTTAAAATTCCTAGTGTTAAAGAAGTAATTGCCCGGCTGCCTGAGGATTTAATGAACAAACGCGCTGAAAACCTGACTCCAGACGAACTTGCACACGTCGCAAATCAGATAGTTAATTTAAAGAAATTAATTCTCGCAGAAACAAAAGAACAATAA
- a CDS encoding pyridoxamine 5'-phosphate oxidase family protein, producing the protein MPSNLIEYFNKAPRLGVLSTSSSDGRVDSAVFGSPQMIDEKTVLAATANNRTFANLLENPHAIYTIMEPADSITDWKGIRVYMKLKEYTTSGELLEMIRTQAANFVGEEGAKLIHAALTFEVYEVRPLIDFGQGWEKSI; encoded by the coding sequence ATGCCATCAAACTTGATTGAATATTTTAACAAAGCTCCCAGGCTTGGCGTCCTCAGCACGTCAAGCAGTGACGGACGGGTCGATTCCGCTGTCTTCGGCTCGCCTCAAATGATTGATGAAAAGACTGTTCTGGCGGCGACTGCCAACAACCGTACCTTTGCAAACCTTCTGGAGAATCCTCATGCGATATATACTATTATGGAGCCAGCAGACTCGATTACGGATTGGAAAGGCATCCGGGTTTACATGAAACTGAAGGAATATACTACATCCGGGGAACTGCTCGAAATGATCCGGACCCAGGCTGCAAATTTCGTAGGCGAGGAAGGTGCGAAGCTAATACATGCTGCATTGACCTTCGAAGTCTATGAAGTCAGGCCACTGATAGATTTCGGGCAGGGCTGGGAGAAATCGATCTGA
- a CDS encoding DUF655 domain-containing protein, which yields MRVEKSQSGRPYAGRSAAEKPSYGGRRPTGKPQSDRQSERASRSSGKSQEILQEREEYAWVLDYLPYGKSINSTASYQKKPLVQAVGDKKFTLMELVPKNGVVPQIQSRVYIGPGDRDEIDHVKQRIGYSELTAGANLELPFILEACVRYQEERFVKFFNEAHSITTRLHMLDLLPGIGKKLMWSIIDERKKGEFKSFQDIRERIPSLHDPAKVIANRIEEELKDDFIKYRLFTIPPRRQKAE from the coding sequence ATGAGAGTAGAGAAGTCGCAATCAGGTAGACCGTACGCTGGCAGATCAGCTGCTGAAAAACCTTCTTATGGCGGCAGGCGTCCGACAGGCAAACCACAATCAGATAGACAATCAGAGAGAGCTTCGCGCTCATCCGGAAAATCCCAGGAAATTTTGCAGGAAAGAGAGGAATATGCATGGGTTCTTGACTACCTCCCATATGGGAAGTCCATTAATAGCACCGCTTCATACCAGAAGAAGCCTCTTGTCCAGGCTGTGGGAGACAAAAAATTTACCCTTATGGAGCTTGTTCCCAAAAACGGCGTAGTTCCTCAAATCCAGTCAAGGGTCTATATAGGCCCTGGAGATCGGGATGAAATCGATCACGTAAAGCAAAGAATAGGCTATTCTGAGCTTACGGCAGGAGCCAATCTTGAACTGCCTTTTATCCTTGAGGCATGTGTCAGGTATCAGGAGGAGCGTTTTGTAAAGTTTTTCAACGAGGCCCATTCCATAACTACACGCCTGCACATGCTTGATCTTCTGCCCGGGATAGGCAAAAAACTCATGTGGTCTATAATCGACGAGCGCAAAAAAGGAGAATTCAAGAGTTTCCAGGATATCCGTGAGAGAATTCCAAGCCTGCATGACCCGGCTAAAGTCATTGCCAACAGGATTGAAGAAGAACTCAAGGATGATTTCATCAAGTACAGGCTGTTCACAATTCCCCCACGCCGCCAGAAAGCCGAGTGA
- a CDS encoding calcium-transporting P-type ATPase, PMR1-type, translating into MYYDEAADAVLKTLNTSENGLSSGEAKNRLEKYGKNELKEEEKTSVVKLFLSQFKSFLIIILIAAALVSAFLGEFVDAFVILFTVILAGVLGFVQEYRAEESIKLLKSLTSPEALVIRDGKEVRIPSSLLVPGDILILQAGDRIPADARLLEALSLEIDESSLTGESIPVGKCTDIFPTETPQPDRKNMAYTGTSVTYGRGKAVVTATGMNTAFGKLAGLLGEIEREKTPLQEKLDQFGRWLGTATLIVVAFVAILGIFQGFDPFEMFLWGVALAVAAIPEALPAVVTVGLALGVRRMVKRHALVRKLPSVETLGSTNIICTDKTGTLTQNKMTVDKVYVNGTLLSVTGEGYKPIGDFFSGDRPVSEDVHLHRLLVAGVLCNDAGLVEENGVWDITGDPTEGALVVVAAKEGIWKTALEEKHRRKGEIPFSSERKMMTTLNCFEDGTYAYSKGAPEVILASCTKIFLGECEEELTSERKQEILNVVNDMANQTLRVMGFAYRKVPEDTLAEDAEKEMIFAGLMGMRDPPREEVKTAIATCTSAGIRTVMITGDHKTTAFAIAKELGIFREGDLILTGVELDALDNKEFEEIVEKVSVYARVYPEHKLKVVEALKKKGYIVAMTGDGVNDAPALKAADMGIAMGITGTDVSKEASSMILTDDNFASIVSAVEEGRNILKNIKNFIAYGLTCHIGLVLIVLVGVLAWQILPVIAVQILWINLITDGLPPMALSLEAPDRGLMKQKPAKAKEGLVSKRMIIASLGLGLLIAVQSLGVLYWALGNGIPLPKIQTLIFTLVVISLMFNAFNWRSERYSVFSLGIFTNKSLIYAVLSTIILQLAAIYVPFMQTAFRTVPLSLSDWAMIIPLASTTLMVMEFTKYLEWRRHR; encoded by the coding sequence ATGTATTATGACGAAGCCGCAGACGCGGTTCTAAAGACCCTGAACACATCCGAAAACGGATTGAGTTCGGGAGAAGCGAAGAACCGGCTTGAAAAATACGGAAAAAACGAACTTAAAGAAGAAGAAAAAACCTCGGTTGTAAAGCTTTTTCTTTCCCAGTTCAAAAGTTTCCTTATTATAATTTTGATCGCTGCAGCACTTGTTTCTGCTTTCCTTGGAGAGTTTGTTGATGCTTTTGTTATCCTGTTTACCGTGATTCTTGCTGGCGTGCTTGGTTTTGTTCAGGAATACAGGGCAGAAGAATCAATAAAACTTTTGAAGTCACTTACCAGCCCAGAAGCCCTGGTTATAAGGGACGGAAAAGAGGTGAGAATTCCGTCTTCCCTGCTTGTCCCAGGCGACATTTTAATTTTGCAGGCAGGAGATCGGATTCCTGCGGATGCAAGGCTTCTTGAAGCCCTCTCCCTGGAGATAGATGAGTCCTCACTCACCGGAGAATCCATTCCTGTAGGAAAATGTACAGACATCTTTCCTACCGAAACCCCACAGCCTGACAGAAAAAACATGGCTTACACCGGAACCTCGGTCACCTACGGCAGGGGTAAAGCCGTTGTTACGGCAACCGGCATGAATACGGCTTTTGGGAAACTTGCCGGGCTTCTGGGTGAAATCGAAAGGGAGAAAACACCCCTTCAGGAGAAGCTTGACCAGTTCGGGCGCTGGCTCGGGACTGCAACCCTTATAGTCGTGGCTTTTGTAGCTATACTCGGAATTTTCCAGGGCTTTGATCCCTTTGAGATGTTTCTCTGGGGAGTTGCCCTTGCGGTTGCGGCTATTCCCGAAGCTCTCCCCGCGGTTGTGACAGTCGGGCTTGCGCTTGGTGTTCGGAGAATGGTAAAGAGGCACGCACTTGTAAGAAAACTGCCATCAGTAGAAACACTTGGCTCTACCAATATTATCTGTACCGATAAGACCGGGACGCTTACCCAGAACAAGATGACTGTTGATAAGGTGTACGTGAATGGAACCCTCTTAAGTGTTACTGGCGAAGGATATAAACCTATAGGGGATTTCTTCAGCGGAGATAGACCTGTTTCTGAAGACGTGCATCTTCACAGGCTGCTGGTTGCGGGAGTTCTCTGTAACGATGCAGGACTGGTTGAGGAAAATGGAGTATGGGATATTACAGGTGACCCTACAGAAGGCGCTCTTGTAGTTGTGGCAGCTAAAGAAGGCATCTGGAAAACCGCCCTTGAGGAAAAACACAGGCGCAAAGGAGAAATCCCCTTTTCTTCCGAGAGGAAGATGATGACCACTCTCAATTGTTTCGAAGATGGGACGTATGCGTATTCCAAAGGAGCCCCTGAAGTTATCCTTGCTTCATGCACGAAAATTTTCCTTGGGGAGTGTGAAGAAGAGTTAACCTCCGAAAGAAAGCAGGAAATCCTCAATGTAGTAAACGACATGGCAAATCAGACACTTCGGGTTATGGGATTTGCCTACCGCAAGGTTCCGGAAGATACTCTTGCTGAAGACGCTGAGAAAGAAATGATTTTTGCAGGGCTTATGGGTATGCGTGACCCTCCTAGAGAGGAGGTAAAGACCGCGATTGCTACCTGTACCAGTGCAGGAATCCGGACCGTGATGATTACGGGCGACCACAAGACCACGGCTTTTGCGATTGCAAAGGAACTCGGGATTTTCCGGGAAGGAGATCTTATCCTCACAGGCGTCGAACTGGATGCGCTTGACAATAAAGAATTCGAAGAAATAGTGGAAAAAGTCTCGGTCTACGCAAGGGTATATCCAGAACACAAGCTGAAAGTGGTTGAGGCCCTCAAGAAAAAGGGATACATAGTTGCAATGACGGGAGACGGAGTAAATGACGCTCCTGCTCTGAAAGCCGCAGATATGGGAATAGCTATGGGTATTACAGGTACGGATGTTAGTAAAGAAGCTTCGAGCATGATCCTGACCGATGACAATTTCGCATCCATCGTGTCGGCAGTCGAAGAGGGTCGGAATATCCTGAAGAATATTAAAAACTTCATTGCATACGGTCTTACATGTCACATAGGTCTCGTACTTATCGTGCTTGTCGGAGTGCTTGCCTGGCAGATTCTGCCTGTCATTGCGGTTCAGATCCTCTGGATCAACCTTATCACAGACGGCCTGCCTCCAATGGCGCTTTCCCTGGAAGCTCCTGACAGGGGGCTTATGAAGCAGAAGCCGGCTAAAGCAAAAGAAGGGCTGGTCTCAAAGCGAATGATTATAGCAAGCCTCGGACTGGGACTTTTGATTGCAGTCCAGTCGCTTGGGGTTCTTTACTGGGCTCTCGGTAACGGTATACCCCTCCCAAAAATCCAGACCCTAATCTTTACCCTGGTAGTTATTTCCCTTATGTTTAACGCCTTTAACTGGCGTTCGGAACGATATTCGGTATTTTCCCTGGGAATCTTTACAAATAAGTCCCTTATCTATGCCGTATTGAGCACAATAATTCTGCAGCTTGCTGCAATCTACGTGCCTTTCATGCAAACGGCTTTCAGGACTGTTCCACTCTCGCTTTCCGACTGGGCAATGATAATCCCGCTGGCTTCAACCACCCTTATGGTCATGGAGTTTACGAAGTATCTGGAATGGAGAAGGCACAGGTGA
- a CDS encoding HemK2/MTQ2 family protein methyltransferase encodes MVEIEYRKARIKLGDTDLVYEPAEDSFLLADAALIEAKPGMHILEIGTGSGFVSAVLLANLKDIRLVATEINPHAVRCAKMNGIEVIRTDLFKGLKPRHQETRFDLILFNPPYLPTSKEEKIPGWLNYAFDGGTSGRETLDRFLDEVRDYLKPGGKILVLISSITGMEAVKEKMEKLGFVVEVVARKKVSFEELIVVRGKLR; translated from the coding sequence ATGGTTGAAATCGAATACAGAAAAGCTAGGATCAAGCTTGGTGACACGGACCTTGTCTATGAACCTGCCGAAGATTCTTTCTTACTTGCCGATGCAGCCCTGATAGAGGCAAAACCAGGCATGCACATTCTTGAGATAGGGACAGGTTCAGGTTTTGTATCGGCTGTACTCCTTGCAAACTTGAAAGATATCCGCCTTGTCGCCACCGAGATTAACCCGCACGCTGTACGCTGTGCGAAAATGAATGGGATTGAGGTTATCCGTACCGACCTTTTCAAAGGGCTCAAACCCCGGCATCAGGAGACTCGTTTTGACCTTATTCTCTTCAACCCACCCTATCTGCCCACATCGAAGGAGGAAAAAATTCCCGGATGGCTGAATTATGCTTTTGATGGTGGAACCAGCGGGAGAGAGACTCTGGACCGGTTTCTGGACGAAGTAAGAGACTATCTCAAGCCAGGAGGAAAGATTCTTGTGCTTATCTCTTCCATTACCGGAATGGAAGCGGTTAAGGAAAAAATGGAGAAACTCGGGTTTGTGGTTGAGGTTGTGGCAAGAAAAAAAGTTTCTTTCGAGGAATTGATTGTCGTCCGGGGAAAACTGCGGTGA
- the iorA gene encoding indolepyruvate ferredoxin oxidoreductase subunit alpha gives MGNEAIALGAIEAGVQVATGYPGTPSTEALETVIRYADRYGIYIEWSSNEKVALETAVGAAYSGAKAFVTMKQVGLNVASDPLMSLSYIGVKGALVLLVADDPGPHSSQTEQDTRVFGHFANIPVLDPATPLEAYELTKLAFELSHEFEIPVILRTTTRVSHSCGDVEVAVAEPEPVEAVGEGFVKDRRWTIFPRLTAERHPWLESVQAQLSERFSGLPFNTVSGSGRIGILASGVSALYVKEAVETVSDFEELFTLFRIGTVYPFPEKAVLSSLRGIDRLIVAEELDPYLEEQVLQLIGKAHLPVEVYGKKNGFFPVSGEYNVDLVIDSINSALAAFGESLRLSHASPAVSMEKLPPLPIRAPTLCAGCMHRTVFYAFKQAAKQFKKEAQTDTIFSGDIGCYTLGNAYPLNMVDTCLCMGAGVSIAGGLFRTNPKAKHVAFIGDSTFFHSGIPALVNVVYNGADITLAVLDNRTTAMTGHQPHPGIGLTALGSASKAIEIADVVRSCGVEFVRTVNTLEADSLGSCVKTAKEAMNFKGPSVIVFKGRCAGITKSDRYYRIKSDDCTGCGFCIKELGCPAISLDSDKPVINDSCIGCGLCAQICPSEAICIGGGKL, from the coding sequence ATGGGTAATGAAGCCATTGCACTTGGAGCTATAGAAGCTGGCGTCCAGGTGGCTACCGGGTATCCCGGGACTCCTTCAACCGAGGCTCTGGAGACGGTTATCCGGTATGCGGACAGGTATGGAATCTATATTGAGTGGTCCAGCAATGAAAAGGTTGCACTTGAAACGGCTGTAGGGGCTGCTTATTCTGGAGCAAAGGCGTTTGTGACAATGAAGCAGGTAGGATTGAATGTCGCATCCGACCCCCTCATGAGCTTGAGCTATATCGGGGTAAAAGGAGCCCTTGTCCTGCTCGTTGCCGACGATCCCGGGCCTCATTCCTCCCAGACCGAACAGGATACGCGGGTTTTCGGGCACTTTGCAAATATTCCTGTCCTTGACCCTGCAACCCCTCTGGAAGCGTATGAACTGACAAAGCTTGCTTTTGAGCTTTCGCACGAATTCGAGATTCCTGTTATCCTTAGAACCACCACGCGGGTCTCCCATAGCTGCGGGGATGTTGAGGTTGCAGTTGCAGAACCCGAGCCTGTCGAAGCTGTAGGTGAGGGATTTGTAAAGGACAGGCGATGGACGATCTTTCCGAGGCTTACTGCCGAGCGGCATCCCTGGCTTGAAAGCGTACAGGCGCAGCTTTCCGAGCGTTTTTCCGGGCTTCCATTCAATACGGTTTCGGGATCGGGAAGAATTGGGATTCTTGCTTCAGGCGTCTCAGCTCTTTATGTAAAGGAAGCAGTGGAAACTGTCAGCGATTTTGAAGAACTTTTTACACTTTTCAGGATCGGGACAGTATACCCGTTTCCGGAAAAAGCAGTCCTTTCTTCCCTGAGAGGAATTGACAGGCTGATAGTGGCTGAAGAGCTTGATCCTTACCTTGAGGAACAGGTACTCCAGCTAATAGGAAAAGCACACCTGCCTGTTGAAGTTTATGGAAAAAAGAACGGCTTTTTCCCTGTAAGTGGGGAATATAACGTGGATCTTGTCATTGACAGCATAAACAGCGCACTCGCAGCTTTTGGGGAGAGTTTACGGCTTTCCCACGCTTCTCCTGCCGTTTCAATGGAAAAACTTCCTCCCCTCCCGATCCGCGCACCTACTCTTTGCGCCGGCTGCATGCACAGAACCGTCTTTTATGCTTTCAAGCAGGCTGCAAAGCAGTTTAAAAAAGAGGCTCAAACCGATACGATTTTTTCCGGGGATATAGGCTGTTATACTCTCGGAAATGCCTACCCACTTAACATGGTGGATACCTGCCTCTGCATGGGAGCCGGAGTTAGCATTGCAGGAGGGCTTTTCCGCACGAACCCAAAAGCAAAGCATGTAGCTTTTATCGGCGATTCAACCTTTTTCCATTCAGGCATCCCTGCGTTGGTAAATGTTGTTTATAACGGAGCCGATATCACCCTTGCCGTACTTGACAACCGGACAACTGCAATGACAGGACATCAGCCCCATCCAGGCATAGGCCTGACCGCACTCGGAAGTGCTTCAAAAGCCATTGAGATTGCAGATGTGGTTCGGAGTTGCGGGGTCGAATTTGTAAGGACTGTAAATACTTTAGAGGCGGACAGCCTGGGAAGTTGTGTAAAAACCGCAAAGGAAGCCATGAACTTTAAAGGGCCGTCCGTTATAGTATTCAAAGGCAGATGCGCAGGGATTACAAAATCTGACAGATATTACAGAATAAAATCTGATGATTGCACAGGCTGTGGTTTCTGTATAAAAGAACTTGGCTGCCCTGCTATTAGCCTTGATTCAGATAAGCCTGTCATAAATGATAGCTGCATCGGTTGCGGGCTTTGTGCACAAATCTGCCCGTCGGAAGCTATCTGCATAGGAGGGGGAAAGCTGTGA
- a CDS encoding 50S ribosomal protein L21e, with protein MTNSHGEKRCTRYKLQKTVRERGISPVSKAIQEFEEGQMVHIDIDPSVQKGMPNPKFQGSTGKVIGQRGRSYILQVRNGNAMKEVISLPQHLKPQKY; from the coding sequence ATGACAAACTCCCACGGCGAAAAACGCTGCACAAGGTACAAATTACAGAAGACAGTTCGTGAAAGAGGAATTTCCCCTGTAAGCAAGGCAATTCAGGAATTCGAAGAAGGGCAGATGGTCCATATCGACATCGACCCAAGCGTTCAGAAAGGTATGCCCAATCCTAAGTTCCAGGGCTCTACCGGAAAGGTAATCGGGCAGCGTGGCCGTTCGTACATTCTTCAAGTCCGCAACGGAAATGCAATGAAGGAAGTTATTTCTCTTCCTCAGCACCTCAAACCGCAGAAGTATTAA